Proteins encoded by one window of Tunturibacter psychrotolerans:
- a CDS encoding VOC family protein, giving the protein MTLQNGKGGPSNFVWYELVTSDAKAAEAFYRGVVGWEADVQPGITPGEPYTILKAGKVPVAGMLAMPKDFFASGNKPGWIGYLGVDDVDEYTKRVQAAGGKVHRPVREIPSVGRFSVVADPQGTVFVLFQAKEGAQRPPQPPPATPGFANWHELHAVDGKSAFEFYSGMFGWKKTEVMDMGPSGVYQMFAADGPTMGGMMTAEDQANRPGWIYYFNVDSADAAAGRVKEKGGKVLMGPHEVPGGSWIVQGIDPQGALFAVVGPK; this is encoded by the coding sequence ATGACGCTTCAAAATGGGAAGGGCGGGCCCTCGAACTTTGTGTGGTATGAGTTGGTGACTTCAGATGCAAAGGCTGCGGAGGCTTTCTATCGCGGCGTGGTGGGATGGGAGGCCGATGTGCAGCCCGGAATTACTCCGGGGGAGCCTTACACGATTCTTAAGGCCGGCAAGGTGCCGGTTGCGGGAATGTTGGCGATGCCGAAGGATTTCTTCGCGAGCGGGAACAAGCCGGGATGGATCGGCTACCTCGGCGTGGACGATGTGGACGAGTACACGAAGCGAGTGCAGGCGGCGGGGGGGAAGGTGCATCGGCCGGTGCGGGAGATTCCGAGCGTTGGACGGTTTTCTGTGGTGGCGGATCCGCAGGGGACGGTGTTTGTGTTGTTTCAGGCGAAGGAAGGGGCGCAGAGGCCGCCGCAGCCGCCGCCCGCAACACCGGGTTTTGCGAACTGGCATGAGCTGCATGCAGTGGATGGGAAGTCGGCGTTCGAGTTTTACTCCGGAATGTTCGGCTGGAAGAAGACCGAGGTGATGGATATGGGGCCGTCGGGGGTGTATCAGATGTTCGCGGCGGATGGTCCTACGATGGGCGGAATGATGACGGCTGAGGATCAGGCGAATCGTCCGGGTTGGATTTATTACTTCAATGTGGACAGCGCGGATGCGGCGGCCGGAAGAGTGAAGGAGAAGGGCGGCAAGGTGTTGATGGGGCCGCATGAGGTTCCGGGCGGGAGTTGGATTGTTCAGGGAATCGATCCGCAGGGGGCTTTGTTTGCGGTGGTTGGGCCTAAGTAA
- a CDS encoding cupin domain-containing protein — translation MTGLLPRSVAEAEGPAFWFLNNLCIVKATTESTGGAFSMVYQIAAPGHATPYHLHHVEDEAFYVLDGEYTFICDGVKTVVGPGGYMFLPRGIPHGIRASGSVPATMLILATPGTGFVGMMEEMAEPALERVLPKPTKPDLEKLNRLCAKYQIDILGPLPK, via the coding sequence TTGACCGGACTTTTACCGCGAAGTGTTGCCGAGGCAGAAGGACCTGCGTTCTGGTTCCTCAACAATCTGTGCATCGTCAAAGCGACAACGGAGTCAACCGGCGGAGCCTTCTCGATGGTGTATCAGATTGCAGCGCCGGGCCATGCCACTCCCTACCATCTTCATCATGTCGAAGATGAAGCTTTCTATGTGCTGGACGGGGAGTACACGTTTATCTGCGATGGTGTGAAGACGGTCGTCGGACCGGGAGGGTATATGTTTCTGCCACGGGGAATTCCTCACGGAATTCGTGCGAGTGGTTCTGTTCCCGCGACTATGCTGATCCTGGCGACTCCGGGAACTGGGTTCGTCGGAATGATGGAAGAGATGGCAGAGCCTGCTCTAGAGCGGGTCTTGCCGAAGCCGACGAAGCCGGATTTGGAGAAGCTCAATCGCCTTTGTGCCAAGTACCAGATCGATATTCTTGGGCCACTACCGAAGTAG
- a CDS encoding YciI family protein has product MKYICLGYYEPAKHASMTADERNAMFDECFVYDDYLRANGHFVGGEALQPEETALTVYWKKGKVATTDGPYAETKEQLGGILMLEARDMNHAIQLMSQHPSLKYGTLFEIHPTFDMSGMIQESEQRRGKVAAR; this is encoded by the coding sequence ATGAAATACATCTGTCTGGGATACTACGAGCCAGCAAAACACGCGAGCATGACCGCGGACGAGCGAAACGCGATGTTCGACGAATGTTTTGTGTATGACGATTATCTGCGCGCCAACGGGCACTTTGTTGGGGGAGAAGCTCTTCAGCCTGAGGAAACTGCGTTGACCGTGTATTGGAAGAAAGGGAAAGTGGCGACGACTGACGGTCCCTATGCGGAGACCAAGGAACAGCTCGGCGGCATTCTCATGCTTGAGGCACGAGACATGAATCATGCCATTCAGCTCATGTCGCAGCATCCGTCACTGAAGTATGGGACGCTATTCGAGATACATCCAACTTTCGATATGAGTGGAATGATTCAGGAGAGCGAGCAGCGACGGGGAAAGGTCGCCGCGCGATGA
- a CDS encoding RNA polymerase sigma factor — protein sequence MPLNAPEDLSRIIETLYRCESGRILATLVGLLGDLDLAEEAMHEAFATALDRWPHDGIPEKPRPWLISAARFKAIDGIRRRTRFDGVEKDLALHLEAQMNEARINEASQEEEIEDDRLRLIFTCCHPALPPEGQIALTLREVCGLPTEEIARAFLVTPATLAQRIVRAKAVIRDKAIPYQVPLSQELSARLGAVLQVVYLVFNAGYSAVATGAELSREAIRLGRLLVDLLPEPEVMGLLGLMLLQESRRVARSSAEGELILLEQQDRLLWNRDQIAEGISLTANALASRRFGTYTLQAAIAAVHAEATSTASTDWRQITLLYDGLLRIHPSPVVELNRAVAVAMCEGPEQGLRLIDGLLAREELANYHLAHSARADLCRRLGRLSEARASYERALALAGQEPERRFLAGRLQELI from the coding sequence ATGCCGCTGAATGCGCCCGAAGATCTGAGCAGGATCATTGAGACTCTTTACCGGTGTGAATCGGGCAGGATTCTGGCTACACTGGTGGGCCTTCTCGGCGATCTTGATCTCGCCGAAGAGGCGATGCACGAGGCCTTTGCCACCGCTTTGGACAGATGGCCACACGACGGCATACCGGAAAAACCGCGCCCCTGGCTGATTTCAGCCGCGCGCTTCAAGGCCATTGACGGAATACGGCGACGGACGCGCTTTGACGGAGTAGAGAAAGATCTTGCGCTGCACCTTGAAGCGCAGATGAACGAAGCACGCATCAACGAAGCGTCGCAGGAAGAGGAGATCGAGGACGATCGACTACGTCTCATCTTCACGTGTTGCCATCCCGCGCTGCCACCGGAGGGACAGATTGCGCTTACACTGCGTGAAGTCTGCGGCCTGCCAACAGAGGAGATTGCCCGGGCGTTTCTCGTTACGCCGGCGACGCTGGCACAACGTATCGTTCGCGCGAAAGCCGTCATCCGCGATAAGGCGATTCCTTACCAAGTGCCCTTGTCGCAAGAGTTATCGGCAAGATTAGGGGCCGTGCTTCAGGTGGTGTACCTGGTCTTCAATGCGGGTTATTCGGCGGTGGCAACGGGAGCCGAGCTGAGCCGCGAGGCGATCCGCCTGGGTAGACTGCTCGTTGACCTCCTTCCGGAACCCGAGGTGATGGGCCTGCTGGGGCTGATGCTGCTGCAGGAGTCGCGTCGCGTTGCGCGAAGCTCTGCGGAGGGAGAACTGATTTTGCTGGAGCAGCAGGATCGGTTGTTGTGGAACAGGGATCAGATCGCGGAGGGCATCTCGCTTACGGCGAACGCTCTTGCATCGCGCCGTTTCGGTACCTACACCCTGCAGGCGGCCATTGCGGCAGTTCACGCTGAGGCTACCTCGACGGCGTCCACGGACTGGCGCCAGATCACGCTGCTCTACGACGGGCTGCTTCGTATTCACCCATCTCCGGTGGTGGAACTGAACCGCGCAGTTGCCGTCGCGATGTGCGAAGGTCCAGAGCAGGGTTTACGTCTCATTGATGGCTTGCTGGCGCGCGAGGAACTCGCCAATTATCACCTCGCGCATTCTGCTCGCGCGGATTTGTGTCGCAGACTGGGACGGCTTTCGGAGGCCCGTGCTTCGTATGAGAGGGCGCTGGCCCTGGCGGGGCAGGAGCCGGAGCGCCGTTTTCTCGCGGGGCGGCTGCAGGAGTTGATTTAG
- a CDS encoding YciI family protein translates to MPQYLVAIHHPDGYDGSTEDEEMVRNIYALNDEMEAAGARFFAGGLQSAPRAKSLRKQPGGGVVITDGPYLETKEHIGGFWILNAANMDEAVAWGRKAVVACRSSVEVREFLTRPTK, encoded by the coding sequence ATGCCGCAATATCTGGTTGCTATTCATCACCCCGACGGCTACGACGGGTCCACAGAGGACGAAGAGATGGTCCGGAATATCTATGCGCTCAACGACGAGATGGAGGCTGCCGGTGCCAGATTCTTCGCCGGCGGCCTGCAATCGGCGCCCCGCGCGAAATCACTGCGTAAACAGCCCGGCGGAGGGGTGGTCATCACCGATGGACCATACCTTGAGACCAAGGAACACATTGGTGGATTTTGGATACTCAACGCAGCCAACATGGACGAGGCCGTGGCATGGGGACGCAAAGCCGTCGTCGCGTGCCGCTCATCGGTCGAGGTGCGCGAGTTCCTCACAAGACCAACAAAATAG
- a CDS encoding dihydrofolate reductase family protein, with product MRKLRIMEHISLDGVIQHSADDDGFPYSDWTAPYRTPAGRDALLAEHPESFDLLLGRRTYDNWSRFWPKAPSGPMADRLNAAKKYVVTHHPESLAWGPFEGVEPNALEGIHRIKSQDGSDVILWGSSTLTSTLLEHGLADEVLLIVYPVLLGTGKRIFADGTPPRSFELISIKAMPSGIIFSLYKVAGPLKTG from the coding sequence ATGAGAAAACTCAGAATCATGGAACACATCTCGCTGGACGGCGTGATCCAGCACTCCGCCGATGACGATGGATTCCCCTACAGCGACTGGACCGCGCCCTATCGGACTCCCGCTGGCCGGGACGCACTCCTCGCGGAGCATCCCGAGAGCTTCGATCTGCTGCTGGGCCGTCGCACCTACGATAACTGGTCGAGGTTCTGGCCAAAGGCGCCGAGCGGTCCCATGGCGGACCGCCTCAACGCGGCAAAAAAATATGTCGTTACCCACCATCCCGAAAGTCTTGCATGGGGTCCATTCGAGGGCGTTGAACCGAACGCCCTCGAGGGCATTCACCGCATTAAGTCGCAGGACGGCTCGGACGTTATCCTCTGGGGCAGCTCCACACTGACATCGACGCTGCTCGAACATGGCCTTGCGGATGAAGTTCTGCTGATCGTCTATCCAGTCCTTCTCGGCACTGGCAAGCGCATCTTCGCGGACGGAACCCCGCCACGCTCATTCGAACTCATCAGCATCAAAGCAATGCCGTCCGGCATCATCTTCAGTCTTTACAAAGTCGCCGGCCCTCTGAAGACCGGATAA
- a CDS encoding DUF488 domain-containing protein: MMTIGHSTLEMETFLRALRENGCHTLVDVRRYPGSKRYPQFGQERLFASLEGIGIRGVWRVGLGGRRAARKDSVNTGWRNESFRGYADYMQTPEFVAEIDWLMGLPELDRTVVMCAEAVPWRCHRSLIGDAVLARGGLVEDIFVTTAGGSSRRPHGMTEFARVEGERLWYPGVQEESLFD, translated from the coding sequence ATGATGACGATTGGGCACTCGACGCTGGAGATGGAGACGTTTCTGCGGGCACTGCGGGAGAACGGGTGCCACACATTGGTGGATGTGAGGCGTTATCCGGGATCGAAGAGATATCCGCAGTTTGGGCAGGAGAGGTTGTTTGCTTCGCTTGAGGGGATTGGGATTCGTGGGGTGTGGCGAGTGGGGTTGGGTGGGCGCAGGGCAGCACGGAAGGATAGCGTGAATACGGGGTGGCGGAATGAAAGCTTTCGGGGGTATGCGGACTACATGCAGACGCCGGAGTTTGTTGCGGAGATCGATTGGTTGATGGGGCTGCCGGAGCTAGATCGGACGGTGGTGATGTGTGCGGAGGCTGTGCCCTGGAGGTGTCACCGGTCGTTGATTGGCGATGCGGTGCTGGCTCGCGGCGGCCTGGTGGAGGACATCTTCGTGACGACGGCAGGTGGGAGTTCACGGAGGCCACACGGTATGACGGAGTTCGCGCGGGTGGAGGGCGAAAGGCTTTGGTATCCGGGCGTTCAAGAGGAAAGCCTGTTCGATTAA
- the lon gene encoding endopeptidase La produces the protein MPSDFVSVIQPTATKSGEGAGAEAVGKRPVPVLPVRDTVLFPHAVLPLTVGRDSSIQLIQSLGEEKTILVVAQRDARQDAPVAADLFATGTRATVHKVVKMPNQSLFVFTEGNERVHLGEFVQLTPFMTAEYESIPDVEPQQTPEAEALQRNVVSQFQQIVTSSPTLSDDLQTIAINIDEPGRLADFIASSLPFLTTTDKQELLETPDVSARLERINKHLAKELEVQQLRNKIQTEVQDSVQSSQRDYYLREQLKAIQKELGDVDDTQKDIADLKEKIETAGMPEEVKKDALKELGRLSRMNPAAADYSLTRNYVEWLAVLPWSKTSSGEVDILKAKAILDEDHYGLKKVKDRILDYLSVRRLKPDMKGPILCFVGPPGVGKTSLGRSIAKALDRKFSRISLGGMHDEAEIRGHRRTYIGALPGQIIQHLKRVEVKDPVFMLDEIDKLGRDFRGDPASALLETLDPEQNNTFRDNYLDQPFDLSKVLFICTANQLDTIPGPLLDRMEIIELTGYTEEEKVNIAIKYLIPRQIKENGITEEQIEFPKDSVHLIARHYTREAGVRKLEQQIGTVCRKVARKIAEGATEKVVITPEVVHEFLGGIKVRVDTEIAERTKRAGVAVGLAWTPAGGDVLFIEANRMKGKGGFTITGQIGDVMKESMQAALTWVRSNAASLGLDEDFTKDTDLHIHVPAGAIPKDGPSAGVTMATALVSLLTDTPVHPLTAMTGEITLSGNVLPVGGIKEKFLAAKRAGVRDVILPTDCKQQVDEDLTPDQIEGVTLHYATRIEDVLAVALPKTQVEKVRDEAVREEVIHASV, from the coding sequence ATGCCAAGCGACTTTGTAAGTGTGATTCAACCTACGGCGACGAAAAGCGGTGAAGGAGCGGGTGCCGAAGCGGTCGGAAAACGCCCTGTTCCAGTGTTGCCAGTACGGGATACGGTTTTATTTCCCCATGCAGTCCTGCCTCTGACGGTAGGACGCGATAGCTCGATCCAGCTGATTCAGTCGCTGGGCGAGGAGAAGACCATTTTGGTGGTGGCGCAGCGGGATGCGCGGCAGGATGCTCCGGTCGCCGCAGATCTGTTCGCTACTGGTACACGGGCGACGGTTCATAAGGTCGTCAAGATGCCGAACCAGAGCCTGTTTGTGTTCACCGAGGGCAACGAGCGGGTTCATCTTGGCGAATTTGTGCAGCTGACGCCGTTTATGACCGCGGAGTATGAATCGATTCCTGATGTCGAGCCACAGCAAACACCCGAGGCGGAAGCTCTGCAACGGAATGTGGTGAGCCAGTTTCAGCAGATTGTGACTTCATCGCCAACTTTGAGCGACGATCTGCAAACGATTGCGATCAACATCGATGAGCCTGGCCGGCTGGCCGACTTTATTGCTTCGTCGTTGCCGTTTTTGACTACGACTGACAAGCAGGAACTGCTGGAGACACCCGATGTATCGGCTCGTCTGGAGCGCATTAATAAGCACCTCGCGAAAGAGCTGGAGGTGCAGCAGCTGCGCAACAAGATCCAGACCGAGGTTCAGGATTCGGTGCAGTCGTCGCAGAGGGACTATTATCTGCGCGAGCAGTTGAAGGCGATTCAGAAGGAACTGGGCGATGTAGATGACACGCAGAAAGACATCGCTGATCTGAAGGAAAAGATCGAGACGGCGGGGATGCCGGAGGAAGTGAAGAAGGACGCTCTGAAAGAGCTTGGGCGTCTGAGCCGGATGAATCCTGCTGCCGCGGACTACTCGTTGACGCGGAACTATGTGGAGTGGCTGGCCGTGCTGCCGTGGTCGAAGACCTCTTCAGGCGAGGTGGACATTCTGAAGGCGAAGGCGATCCTCGATGAGGATCATTACGGCTTGAAGAAAGTTAAGGATCGCATCCTTGACTACCTTTCTGTGCGGCGTTTGAAGCCGGATATGAAAGGGCCGATTCTGTGCTTCGTTGGGCCTCCAGGCGTGGGTAAGACCTCGTTGGGGCGGTCTATTGCGAAGGCGCTGGACCGTAAGTTCTCGCGTATTTCGCTGGGCGGTATGCATGATGAGGCGGAGATTCGCGGACACCGGAGAACGTACATCGGTGCACTGCCAGGGCAGATTATTCAGCACCTGAAGCGGGTTGAGGTAAAGGACCCGGTGTTCATGCTGGATGAGATCGATAAGCTCGGCCGAGACTTCAGGGGAGATCCTGCGAGTGCGTTGCTTGAGACGCTGGATCCGGAGCAGAACAATACGTTCCGAGATAACTATCTCGATCAGCCATTCGACTTGAGCAAGGTGCTCTTTATCTGCACGGCGAACCAATTGGATACGATTCCCGGGCCGCTGCTGGACCGCATGGAGATCATTGAGCTGACCGGTTATACGGAAGAGGAGAAGGTGAATATCGCCATCAAGTACCTTATTCCCCGGCAGATTAAAGAGAACGGCATTACGGAAGAGCAGATCGAGTTTCCCAAGGACAGCGTGCATCTGATCGCGCGGCACTACACGCGTGAGGCTGGTGTTCGTAAGCTCGAACAGCAGATTGGGACAGTGTGCCGCAAGGTCGCGCGCAAGATCGCGGAGGGCGCGACGGAGAAGGTTGTGATTACTCCGGAGGTCGTTCACGAGTTTCTTGGAGGCATTAAAGTTCGCGTGGATACGGAGATTGCGGAGCGGACCAAGCGGGCCGGCGTTGCGGTTGGACTGGCGTGGACACCGGCGGGCGGCGATGTGTTGTTTATCGAAGCGAATCGGATGAAGGGCAAGGGCGGCTTCACAATCACTGGTCAGATTGGTGATGTGATGAAGGAGAGTATGCAGGCCGCGTTGACCTGGGTGCGATCGAATGCCGCGTCGTTAGGGCTCGATGAGGACTTCACGAAGGATACGGACCTGCACATTCACGTGCCTGCCGGGGCGATTCCGAAGGATGGTCCTTCGGCTGGCGTGACGATGGCGACTGCGCTGGTGAGCTTGTTGACGGACACTCCGGTGCATCCGCTGACGGCGATGACGGGCGAGATTACGCTGAGCGGCAATGTGCTGCCGGTTGGTGGAATCAAGGAGAAGTTCCTTGCTGCGAAGCGAGCTGGCGTGCGGGATGTCATTCTGCCGACGGACTGCAAACAGCAGGTAGATGAGGACTTAACGCCGGATCAAATTGAGGGCGTGACCCTTCATTACGCTACTCGGATTGAGGATGTACTGGCGGTCGCGTTGCCGAAGACGCAGGTCGAAAAGGTCCGGGATGAAGCGGTTCGCGAAGAGGTCATTCACGCTTCCGTGTAA
- the pheA gene encoding prephenate dehydratase: protein MVGLKVAIQGELGSNSHMATVEMLGNPADLEIIACTLSLQVLGKVVAGEVDAAVLPIENSLHGSVAEHYDLLLDSPVQIVRESLLRIRHNVIAMPGVKFKEVRRVMSHPVALSQCRRFLASHPELEVIPFYDTAGSVKHVMEAGLRDVAGIAPMLAATEYGAEVVVAGVEDHAENYTRFYLVRADGTTLAEADVARKNKMSLAFAIENRPGTLVAALQRLAEAGVDLTKIESRPVPGSPWEYVFYVDVRFDSMAEAEAALGALREHSRMVKVLGRYRAA from the coding sequence GTGGTTGGATTGAAGGTGGCGATTCAGGGGGAGCTGGGCTCGAATAGCCACATGGCGACCGTCGAGATGCTGGGCAACCCAGCGGATTTAGAGATCATCGCATGCACCCTATCGCTACAGGTGCTGGGGAAGGTAGTCGCAGGGGAGGTCGATGCGGCGGTGCTGCCGATCGAGAACAGTTTGCATGGGTCGGTTGCCGAACACTACGATCTGCTACTGGATTCGCCGGTGCAGATTGTAAGAGAGAGCTTACTGCGGATTCGTCACAACGTGATCGCAATGCCTGGCGTGAAGTTTAAAGAGGTGAGGAGAGTGATGTCCCATCCAGTGGCGTTGTCACAATGCCGGAGATTTCTGGCCTCGCATCCTGAGTTGGAGGTGATTCCCTTTTATGACACTGCGGGAAGTGTGAAGCACGTTATGGAGGCGGGTCTGCGTGATGTGGCGGGAATCGCTCCGATGCTTGCGGCCACGGAGTACGGTGCTGAGGTGGTCGTAGCCGGCGTCGAGGATCACGCAGAGAACTACACGAGGTTTTACCTGGTGCGGGCCGACGGAACGACTTTGGCCGAGGCGGACGTGGCACGCAAGAACAAGATGAGTTTGGCGTTCGCCATTGAGAATCGTCCTGGAACCCTGGTGGCTGCTCTGCAGCGACTGGCGGAGGCCGGGGTGGACCTGACGAAGATTGAATCCAGGCCGGTGCCGGGGAGCCCTTGGGAGTACGTTTTCTATGTCGATGTGAGGTTTGATTCGATGGCGGAGGCCGAAGCCGCTTTGGGTGCGTTGCGCGAACATTCCCGAATGGTGAAGGTACTCGGACGGTACCGGGCGGCCTAG
- a CDS encoding lmo0937 family membrane protein, protein MLWTITIILFILWVVGLVSSYTLGGWIHILLVLAIIVLIFNLMSGRRAI, encoded by the coding sequence ATGCTTTGGACTATCACGATTATTCTTTTTATTCTCTGGGTCGTTGGGCTCGTAAGCAGCTACACGCTGGGTGGATGGATTCACATCCTTCTGGTCCTTGCCATCATCGTTCTCATCTTCAACTTGATGTCGGGTAGACGAGCCATTTAA
- a CDS encoding CsbD family protein — protein sequence MNTEKVEGKFDQVAGKIKQSVGEAVGNQKLANSGVADQVKGAAKETWGTAKDAAAVANDKAHARTDARTEDYKERAEDAAHNTREKIAATAQHVKDSVNEKLDNFKREHRS from the coding sequence ATGAACACAGAAAAGGTAGAAGGTAAATTCGACCAGGTAGCAGGGAAGATCAAGCAGAGCGTAGGCGAAGCAGTAGGTAATCAAAAACTCGCCAACTCCGGCGTAGCGGATCAGGTGAAAGGTGCCGCCAAGGAAACGTGGGGCACTGCCAAAGATGCTGCTGCGGTAGCAAACGATAAGGCCCACGCTCGCACTGACGCTAGGACCGAAGACTACAAGGAACGCGCTGAGGATGCCGCTCACAATACACGCGAAAAAATAGCGGCGACGGCGCAACACGTCAAAGATAGCGTCAACGAAAAATTAGACAACTTCAAACGCGAGCATCGCAGCTAA
- a CDS encoding UbiA-like polyprenyltransferase, which translates to MASLWKSTVVTLEMIKWEHSVFALPFALTGAMLAAGGWPTLRVLGWIIVCMVAARSAAMAFNRLADAQLDAANPRTAMRALPAGTLSNGFVAGFVVVSIALFLLGAAMLNRLTLELAPVALLVVLAYSYMKRVTRWSHLVLGLALGIAPSAAWIAVRGSLDIRIIVLTAAVLLWVGGFDVLYACQDFEHDRSVGLNSVPQAFGITAAFWIARLMHVGMLLMLCWLMELFGLGRITMLGVALVAGLLLYEHSIISPKDLRRMNAAFFTLNGVISVVFFVFVAADVLARK; encoded by the coding sequence ATGGCATCGTTGTGGAAGAGTACGGTTGTAACGCTTGAGATGATCAAGTGGGAGCATTCGGTGTTTGCGCTGCCGTTTGCGCTGACAGGAGCAATGCTGGCGGCGGGTGGCTGGCCGACACTGCGAGTCCTGGGCTGGATTATTGTCTGCATGGTGGCTGCCCGGTCTGCGGCGATGGCGTTCAATCGACTGGCGGACGCGCAGCTGGATGCGGCTAACCCGCGTACAGCGATGAGGGCTTTGCCTGCGGGCACATTGAGCAATGGGTTCGTTGCGGGATTTGTAGTGGTGTCGATTGCGCTTTTTTTGTTGGGCGCTGCGATGCTCAATCGGTTGACGCTGGAGCTTGCTCCTGTTGCGTTGCTGGTGGTGCTGGCCTACAGCTACATGAAGCGTGTGACGCGGTGGTCGCACCTTGTGTTGGGGTTGGCGTTGGGAATCGCGCCGTCAGCGGCATGGATCGCAGTTAGGGGATCGCTGGACATAAGGATCATCGTGCTGACGGCTGCGGTGTTGCTGTGGGTTGGCGGATTTGATGTGCTCTATGCATGTCAGGATTTCGAGCATGATCGTAGCGTTGGATTGAACAGCGTCCCTCAGGCGTTTGGTATTACGGCCGCGTTCTGGATTGCGCGCTTGATGCACGTGGGGATGCTGCTGATGCTCTGCTGGCTGATGGAATTGTTCGGATTGGGACGGATCACAATGTTGGGAGTTGCGCTTGTTGCGGGCCTGCTGTTGTATGAGCACTCGATTATTTCGCCGAAGGACTTGCGGCGAATGAATGCGGCTTTCTTTACGCTGAACGGCGTGATTTCGGTAGTGTTCTTCGTGTTCGTCGCGGCAGATGTCTTAGCGCGCAAATAG
- a CDS encoding BON domain-containing protein translates to MERVKNFACVCALGFAGLAMLGGSSIGVAQSTASSVSPGPNDAQIEVDVTKALDSKRFKDVKSSVQNGVVTLTGTVELYSAKMDADDRAHHRKNVKGVENLIEVAGPEVDDVTLRNKLAEKLAYDRVGYGTTAFNAFTIGVEKGVVTLGGTAYGPTDKDSALSLVENYQGVKDVIDNVEVAPVSPMDDRIRLAEARSIYGFPQLNKYAIDPAKPIRITVVNGNVTLSGVVDSQSDKDVANIRANGVPGVFKVVNNLEVVGGEAEKSDK, encoded by the coding sequence ATGGAGAGGGTGAAGAATTTTGCGTGCGTCTGTGCGCTGGGATTTGCCGGTCTGGCTATGCTGGGCGGGTCATCGATTGGCGTGGCGCAGAGCACGGCCAGTAGTGTTAGCCCAGGGCCGAACGATGCGCAGATTGAGGTCGATGTGACGAAGGCGCTGGATAGCAAGCGCTTCAAAGATGTGAAGAGTTCGGTGCAGAACGGCGTGGTGACGTTGACGGGAACGGTGGAGCTTTACAGTGCAAAGATGGACGCGGACGATCGCGCGCACCATCGCAAGAATGTGAAGGGTGTCGAAAATTTGATTGAGGTTGCTGGGCCTGAAGTTGACGATGTGACTCTGCGGAATAAGTTGGCGGAGAAGCTGGCATATGACCGGGTGGGATATGGGACAACGGCGTTCAACGCGTTTACGATCGGCGTCGAGAAGGGCGTTGTGACTTTGGGTGGTACCGCGTATGGGCCAACGGATAAGGATTCGGCACTTAGCCTCGTTGAAAACTATCAGGGCGTGAAAGACGTGATCGACAACGTGGAGGTGGCGCCTGTGTCGCCGATGGATGATCGGATTCGATTGGCAGAGGCGCGGTCGATCTATGGGTTTCCGCAGTTGAACAAATATGCTATCGACCCGGCGAAGCCGATTCGGATTACGGTGGTGAATGGGAATGTGACCCTGTCGGGCGTGGTGGATAGCCAATCAGATAAGGATGTGGCGAATATACGAGCGAATGGCGTTCCGGGTGTGTTCAAGGTGGTGAACAACCTGGAGGTAGTTGGTGGTGAGGCGGAGAAATCGGACAAATAA